The Acipenser ruthenus chromosome 15, fAciRut3.2 maternal haplotype, whole genome shotgun sequence genomic sequence GTCCTgtatgaagatttaaaaaaaaacaataaaagatcCAGCCTTACAGTAAAGATGAATGGTGGCAGTGTGTAGACCTGGTTCTGTCTGGAATGACCATTAAAATCCACCAAGAGTGACAGCAGCAAATAGAGTGAACTCTGAACCCCACTTGTGTGTTTCCCTCCAGACGAGACCACGTACCACACGCTGGAGGAGGGGGTCGTGGAATACTGCACCACGGAGCCCCCCCCCGCCACGGAGCCCCCCATGGAAGTGCTGACCAGCCCGGGCGAGGGCCCCTTGAAGCCTCAGGAACTCAAGAGCCGCATCGCGCTCAACTCGGCCAAGCTGCTGCAGGAGCAGAGAGTGACGAACCTGCACGTGCGCGAGATCGCGCAGCACCTGGAGAACCAGAACGACCTGCTGCAGATGATCCGTCGCTCGCAGGAGGCCCAGGCGTGCGCGCAAGAGCGCCAGGCCCAGGCTCTGGAGGGCACGCAGGCCGCCCTCATCGCCCTCATCCAGATGCTGCGCCCCGCGCTCAAAGACTTCCGCAAGTTCCTGCAGAGCAGCACCGGCAACAACTCGATCGCCAGCCCCCCGGCGCAGAACGAGCAGCCCGCTGAAACCGGACCGCAGGACAGCGGGCAGCCCTAGAGGACCCTGGAGGGTTAACACGGGGAAAAAGTGTGACCGAACAGGTCAAAACAGACACTGAGAAGCGAACGACAGACACTGCACAGTGAAAGCGTGGGGGTACGGAATGGTTGTAGGGTTGGGGCTCAGTTTCTGCGTTTCAGTTTCCAGTTCTGTTTTAAGCTGTTCCATCACGTCATTGATCAGAATTTCAGTGAGCACTGTTCCGTTAAGACAAGCTTCTCGCTGTGGAAAAACaaatgacttcaattgaagtgtTTCAACCCTTTTTATTTGCAAGAGACATTTTTGTGTACAGGAGACTTTTGCATTAggaagtttgttttatttgattccCTTTTATTATTCCACAACAACATTCAAAACTACAGGTAGACCACGCTTTATATACTgcgtattaaatatatattttaatttaaacctGCTTAAATTCTGTTTTGTACAGTGCTTCAATAAACATGGGGGGGGAAAAAGGGATCTCATTTTATTTGttaatccataacttcaaaagcCGTTGATCTGAAATTAGAAATCAAGGTCGACAAACACTGACAAAGTCACTGTCAGTGAAATAAATGGACTTGAAACGAAAGCAGTTGAACAGTTATTTATGTCTCAAATATAAATTCCATTCCTGTGGGGTTTTTTACTATAACGCTGTACTACTTGAACTGCTGtatttgtaaataatgtttttaaattgcattaaagTGTATTAACCGTCAGCCACTTGCACTTAATATCGGGACATattaaataatgaaagaaaaactCAAGCATCTTAAGGAGGCGTGGGACTCGGGTTGGATACTGTGATACTGCAACGAATCCAGGAGAGGGCGCTCCACACAAACATTTTGACGAACAGTAAACTATGACGAATGCGCTCAATTTGCACTAGTGAAAAGTACAATtgaaataacaggtagatgccagttaaaacaAGATCTAAAATTAcgaagtagcctgtcctcaaattagGAGAAGGACACTTTAAAGGGTTAAAGAACTTTCCTGTAGCTGGGATATTTTCAAAAGCATATTCTAATAGATGGGATGTGCACAGCTGTCTGCACAAGCATTGGTTTGAGCAGCGGGTCTTCTGTTACGTTACACTAACATTTCCAATTCACAAGTCGTCGGATAAATTAAAACGCCAATTATTCGAGTTTTGCACAGTATCGTTTTAATAATTGCGGGTTTTGACGCCGAAACCGGCTTTACACATGCCACGCCCACTGACAGTGTATTATATAGCCAAGGAAAAATAATATAGACCAGCCCTACTTTAAAGGAATTTGCGTAACCTCCATAACAACACAGTATGTTTCGGTAAGTATCTTGGGACGGTGCGATTCTTTAACCCAGCTACGGTTTCTGCTCATGCGTAGGCAGCGTTTTAACAGCGGCGTTGCATTGCAAGCCCATTGCGTTGCAAACAGTCCTGCACCAGATGCATGTGACTCCTAGAGGCGGTGCTTAGGAGGCTGGCTTATATCCCCATCTGCACTCAAACTGCGGGGAGCAGATGGAGAGATCGGCTTGCGGAAAGAGGTGTAGGTTATGGGCTCGGAAATAGACCCCCTAAATTCTGTTGTGATCGATTATTTGTTTATCGTTCATCCCAGTCGCAAGCCCACGCTTTGGAGGCTGACCTAAAGAAAGAATCGAggtctatatattttttgtgtgtgtgcgtggacgTGGGAAGTGAAAGGCAGAAAACTCAATCTGGATTTCGTTGCACTGTTAATGGTGGGGATGAAATCAGCGACCGCACAGTAAACTGACAAGAGAGAGACTAGAGAGCGAATTGTGCAAACGCACAGCGAAAACAGCACAAGAAACGCAGCCACCCCGCCGCAACTGAActgaatgtaaatttaaaaaggaGGATATTTTGGAGTAAGTCCGCGTTGGCAGAAATCTGAGCGAGCAACAGTAAGCTTCACTCAACAACAAAACGGAGCATCGCTTCGGCTAATCTTGTTCTGCAGGAGAAACAGAAACGTGAACACATACCGTGACCGGTACCGGGGAAGTCGGTGCTGCTCCGGGTATCTATACACTGCGTTGTGGTTGTGTTCGCTGCTTCAGGTTCTGTCCGAAGTGATGTTCCCGCTGACAGCCAGCCGTGAGATCCACAGGTTCAGCACAGCCTGAAGATTTCAGTTTTCTCGGATAGCATTATACTGCATcaggtaaaaaacaaaataaataaacacgcctCGAGTTTTAATTATCCGTTTCACGGTGTATAAATCTCAGTAATGCGAGTGCACGTATATGCTTTAATGCTCAATCTATATTATTACACAATTCTGTATGAACTCCAAACCGGTTCAACATGTTGCGATATCACGTACAATTCCATTCAAGCGACGAATCTTGACGAAAGTTACGTCCTGGGTGGTTGCATGATACTGTACTTTCTTTATATTGACGTTGTGTCTTGTGCTTTTTATTTGTCTTACAGATCTTCTGGTGTCCTGCGAAACCAGCCTTTATAGAAATGACGAACCAAAACCGAATCATCAGAAAGAATTTCCAAGCGCCAGATTAAAACCGGACGTTCCAGAAACCGATTTGTATTCATGGTTTAGCagaactgtttatttttattttgtttttgtattatttcattttttaaattgaaatttatTACAGTCCGTTGTGTacttttttaaattctattttttttcataCACGCGTGTCTTATTACTTTCATTCCGTGGGAAATATtaaagaacgttttttttttgtttgttttcgtcCTAATTGCGAGACATTGGGACTGATTGTCAATGGCGTTTCTAATGAAGAAAAAGAGGTTTAAGTTTCAGACGACCTTTACCTTGGAGGAGCTGACCGCTGTACCGTTTGTCAATGGTGTGCTTTTCTGTAAAGTAAGGCTGCTGGATGGAGGGGATTTTACAACGCTATCTTCAAGGTAAGATCATTttattcattaataataataataataataataaaaataataataataataataataataataataatatttagttacATTTGTACCGAAGAGCACATTTATGTAAGGACCGCTATTGCGACCATTCTTGTATAAGGACCGCCTATAAAGACCGCCTCTTAGCCAGCTACCTGTATTGCTGTTCCTGTGCCGCTACAGGTAAAGTGAAACCTGTCTGCAGTCACCTGTACTAAGCGGTCACCCCCATTCTTCCTACAGCAGCTGCTAAACCCAACAACAGATGCATCGCCCTTTtttcactgttatttatttaccACTTTGATCTTTTGATCTCCGCCAGACTTGTGAtgccaaattgtgttttattgAGCCCTGCTTGTCGAATCTTAGTCGCCGGTGCGGCCGTGCATTTCCATCACACAGCTGAGTCACATGCGCGGCGCGTTCATGGACGGTCCTCGGGCGCTCTGTTTTATAGCTTCACTTTGCTTACTGCTGGGCGCTTCCATAGGTGCAGTGCATTGCTTCCGTAATAAACACGGCGATGGATGCATTCATGTTGCAGATGCCGGGTGCCTTTAGCTGGTATTGCTATGTCAAGAGTGACGGTGCTGCATTACAGTGCGTGGTAGCATGTTTATGAAGGGACTCAGCCTAGCAAACACAGCAGCTATGGACTGCTTGCGTGCACTGTACGTGTACAATTGAAAGACTTATCTGCAGTACAGATCTGTAGATGTGATGCTGTGTAATCGTTCTTGTTGTTGGCATCAAGGTAATGCTGTCCTGTCTGAGCTCCACCCCAGTCTCCAGTTAACGACAGGGCTGGCGATGcaggtgtgtctgtctgcaggctTTACATCACAAAGTCTTCTGTGCCGTTGTGTCTGAAGCTTAGTTCAGGGCTATGCTGTCCAGAGGCGCTAAGGGCTTCTACACACTTAGGAAAAGTGGTTCCCTGGGCTTTCTGTGTGGAACCACAGAGTCCCTTAGGGCTTTCTTTGGAACCTTCAGTTTAGGGTTCCTAATCAGGGGTTCCGTTTGTGACGTCATGGAAAGCCctgccccccccaaaaaaattatatttagaaCCGT encodes the following:
- the LOC117422246 gene encoding nuclear apoptosis-inducing factor 1 isoform X2, with amino-acid sequence MASQAKKRKMNFSEREVEIILEEMEKQKHILVNHFNAGVTHITKNSAWVEILKRVNAVTTCQRELAEVKKKWSDLKTEVRRKVAQARAAMDGTGDCTSVPVILTSTQQRICNLLGEATIISLPAGDGGTEIPVAMPLSSPTTVTITQNETTYHTLEEGVVEYCTTEPPPATEPPMEVLTSPGEGPLKPQELKSRIALNSAKLLQEQRVTNLHVREIAQHLENQNDLLQMIRRSQEAQACAQERQAQALEGTQAALIALIQMLRPALKDFRKFLQSSTGNNSIASPPAQNEQPAETGPQDSGQP